The DNA segment TTTTGACCGCTGGTATGTCTGCGGCCCCAAAGGCATGTGCGCAGCCCTTTTTAAAAAACTTCCGAAAGACAAGACCTTTTATTCCATGGAAGAAAAATTCGCCTGCGGGTACGGGGTCTGCCTGGGTTGCAGCATCCGAACTGCCGGCGGGATGAGAAGGGTCTGCAAGGATGGCCCTGTTTTTTCAGGAAAGGAGCTCTGCGATGACTCTTTCCGCTAAAACAGTGTTCGGGCTCAAATTTAAAAACCCTGTTCTGAATGCCTCGGGTTGCCTGGGCTTCGGGCTGGAGTTCGCGGAATATTGTTCCCCGGAAATACTGGGGGGATTAGTCACCAAGGCGGTCACCATTACACCCAGGGACGGTAACTTACAGCCCAGGATCGCTGAATTCAAGGGCGGAATGATCAATTCCATCGGACTTGAAAATCCCGGAGTGGAAAGCTTCTGCAGGGATTATTATGATCAGATGACCTGGGACACCAACCTGATTGTAAATCTGGCTGGAAAATCTCCGGACGAGTATTGCGATCTGCTGAGAAAGTTGAAACATTGCGGGAGGATCGCTGCATTCGAGATCAATGTTTCCTGCCCGAATGCCATAGGCGGGATCGAAATCGGAACTTCTCCAGAACTGCTGAGGGGACTTTTAAAGAAAATCCGGAAACTGACTGAAAAACCTCTGATCATCAAGCTTTCACCTCTGGTGACAGACATCGCTGCCCTGGCCCTGATCTGCCAGGAGGAAGGCGCGGACGGGCTGACCCTGATCAATACCCTGAAGGGTGTCGCTTTTGACGCGGCAACCGGAAAACCGGTGCTCGGGAACGTGGTAGGTGGAATCTCGGGACCCTGCCTCAAGCCGCTTGCCGTCTACTGCGTCTATAAAGTCAGGGAAAAGGTCAGTCTTCCG comes from the Candidatus Wallbacteria bacterium genome and includes:
- a CDS encoding dihydroorotate dehydrogenase, coding for MTLSAKTVFGLKFKNPVLNASGCLGFGLEFAEYCSPEILGGLVTKAVTITPRDGNLQPRIAEFKGGMINSIGLENPGVESFCRDYYDQMTWDTNLIVNLAGKSPDEYCDLLRKLKHCGRIAAFEINVSCPNAIGGIEIGTSPELLRGLLKKIRKLTEKPLIIKLSPLVTDIAALALICQEEGADGLTLINTLKGVAFDAATGKPVLGNVVGGISGPCLKPLAVYCVYKVREKVSLPIIGCGGIDCALDVREFLIAGADLVEIGTAAFQSPWKLKQIIDDLN